GCCCCGACCAGGACATCCACTCCGGTTCGTTCGGCGGCGCGGTGCCCAACCCGGCCACCGTCGCCGCCCGCCTCGTCGCCGCGCTGCACGACGCGGACGAACAGGTCACGATCCCCGGTTTCTACGACGGCATCGCGCCGCTCACCGACGCCGAGCGCGAGCTCTTCGCCGAGCTGCCCTTCGACGAGGGCTCCTGGCTGAACACCGCCAAGTCGCACGGCACACTCGGCGAGGCCGGCTACTCCACGCTGGAGCGCGTCTGGGCCCGCCCGACCGCCGAACTCAACGGCATCGGCGGCGGCTACCAGGGCCCCGGCGGCAAGACGATCATCCCTTCGTCCGCCCAGCTGAAGCTCACGTTCCGCCTTGTCGCGGGCCAGGACCCGGACAAGGTCGAGCGCGCCATCACCGACTGGGTCGCGGCCCGTGTCCCCGCCGGCATCCGCCACGAGCTCAGCTTCGGCGCATCGACCCGCCCCTGTCTGACCCCGCTGGACCACCCCGCGCTGCAGTCGGTCGTACGGGCCATGGGCCGCGCCTTCGACGGCCAGAAGATCCGCTTCACCCGCGAGGGCGGCTCGGGACCGGCCGCCGACCTCCAGGACGTGCTGGACGCCCCCGTGCTCTTCCTTGGCATCTCCGTACCGTCCGACGGCTGGCACGGACCCAACGAGAAGGTCGAACTGGACCTGCTCCTCAAGGGCGTGGAGACGACTGCCCACCTGTGGGGCGACCTCGCCGCCGCCCTCCGCTGGAAACGCTGAACTCCGCTGACCTGAAAACCAATCCATCCGGGGGAGTTGGAAGTACCTGTGAGCACCATCGGCAACGGCACCACGCACCGCCCGATCGGTCTGACCGCGCATAGCGGAATCGACCGTGAGGCCCACCACCGCCTCGACGAGGCCTGG
The Streptomyces lunaelactis genome window above contains:
- a CDS encoding dipeptidase gives rise to the protein MSDTPDSAVRTYIQQHRAAFLDDLADWLRIPSVSAQPDHAADVRRSADWLAAKLKETGFPVTEVWPTPGAPAVFAEWPSGDPDAPTVLVYGHHDVQPAAREDGWHTDPFEPQIIDGRMYGRGAADDKGQVFFHTLGVRAHLAVTGRTAPAVNLKLLIEGEEESGSPNFRALVEANAARLAAHTVIVSDTGMWSETTPTVCTGMRGLADCEIELYGPDQDIHSGSFGGAVPNPATVAARLVAALHDADEQVTIPGFYDGIAPLTDAERELFAELPFDEGSWLNTAKSHGTLGEAGYSTLERVWARPTAELNGIGGGYQGPGGKTIIPSSAQLKLTFRLVAGQDPDKVERAITDWVAARVPAGIRHELSFGASTRPCLTPLDHPALQSVVRAMGRAFDGQKIRFTREGGSGPAADLQDVLDAPVLFLGISVPSDGWHGPNEKVELDLLLKGVETTAHLWGDLAAALRWKR